TTTCGCCTATGCCCACCTTTTCCACAAAAGTGGCAAGCATTGGAATTATTTCCTTCAGCATTAGGCGCTTTTTCAGGCTTCTTTTGCTGTGATCCTTTTGAGGATTGGCCTTTTTCCTTGAACTTATAAGGCTTGGGCTTCACATATTCATTCACAAATTTTCTATACTTCTTCTTTTGTGAATGACCAAACTGATTAACATGATCAATTCTGTCAGCCTTAagcctttcttcttcttgcacaCATCGCGCCATCATTTCATCAATCTCCCATTTAACATCCATCGCATTATAGTTGATCATAAATGGATCAAATTGGGGAGGCAAAGATGACATAATAAAATGGACgaggaaaccattagagatttccATCTCCATTGACTTTAGTTTGGCGGCCATGTTGCATTTTTTCATAATATGCTCTCGAAGACTTCCAGTGGGATCATATTTTTCATCAATTAGCCTTCTGATAAGACTTGTTGCATAAACTTTAGAAGACCCTTTAAATTGATGCTCAATTTTTGCAAAGTACCCTTTTGCTGTCTCACAATCAGGAAGGGCTCCCCTCATACTCTGTGTAATGGAGCCCTTTATCATCATAAGGCACTTGCGATTAGAGTCATCCCACTTAGCCTTAATAATGTCATATTCCTTCTTGAGGGCTTCATAATTTTCATTATTTTCTTTAGGCACCTCAGGAGGATCATTAAGGAGAGCATAATCAATATTGAGTAAGGCCATAGTGATCTCAAGCTTCTCCTTCCACGTGACATAATTGCTGCCATTTAGCTGTTCGATGCCATTTAGCATTCCAGCAATATTAGAGACATTAGTTGCTGCAAAAGAAAAATTCAAAATGCTTTAGTAAacatcatcataatcatcattaaattttattgatcaaattcaAATCAGCTTTGGCCAGAGATGAAAATGAACAACAAAATTTTGTGGACAAATATTCATCAATTAGCTTTGGCCAAATTGATAAATAGAAGCCACACATTAATGATCCTCATTCATTATTTTCTTTTACCGACCCGGTTCACATCAGCTTTGGCCAGAAGTGAAACAGACCAATAAAAGAATTTTGCAGTTAAAATGCCCGTCAAACAACTTTGGTCAGAATGACAAGGCATAAAACCACACTTTATTTGAGGATCCATAAACTTTATTTTGCAGCGAAAGCATTATCACATAATAATTATAGTGATAAATATCACCATAATTCATTAATCATAAATAAACTAAATAATAAAAGTAATATCAACATGTAAATTAACTAAGCATGACAATTAAAATTGTGGCCTAAAATAAACATAATAAGCATAATAAATTTATGCAGGAAAAATCAGCCTGAAAATTAATTATTTCAGCcccaatttttttttttattGCATAATAATTCTGCTGAACTGGGCCGAAATTGGCCCAGCCCAGTATTTGCTCCCCCTGATCCCCTCTTGGGCCACAGCCCATTTGCAACATGCCAGGACGACCTGAACCGTCGGATGCAATCCGACGGCCAGGAACGACCGCAGCTGGAACAAAACCAGCGCGTCGTCGCCCGGCTCCCTCGAAAACCCTAGCCCCGTTTCttttcctcctctcctctcccgacGGCGATGACGGCGCGCagcgcgacggcgacggcgacgagcaCCGCGCGACAGAGAGGAGGGCTTCGGCGTCGTCCAGTTCCTCTCGCCGGAGTTGCGTGCAGCTTTGGCCAGCGCGCAGCTCTGTCGAGCGGTTCCGGGCGGCGCCCTGCGCGAGGCGAACGAGCGCGTGCGGGCGTCCCCGCAACGGCGTCGACGGCCAGCGCAAGTCCGGCACCACGGCGGCCTTCAACGGCGACGAGCGCGCGAGGAAGGAGCGCCGGGGTCCGGTGCGGTGGACGGCAGGTCCGCTCGGGTGTGTGCCCGAGCAGAACCGCCATCATAAAAAGGTGGCACCGGCGCCGCCGTGGCCAGCGACGGCGACGACACCCATAAGGTAAGTTTCCACCGCCATGATTcttaaattagggttagggttccgaAAATTTGGGGAATTTCATAATTTAGGGTTGATTACGGCATCAAATCAATCCGTCCCCACTTCAATTCATACTTAACCGAAACCATGAGCATCAAAACAGGGGAAATTTTCATCACTTTAGGGTTTCGGATTGGGGAAAATCATCTTAAGAATCACGTTATAGGTTTCCCCTTAAATCTTTAGCATAAACCAAAACCACAAGCTTTATTGCAGGAGGGAAACACATAATTGCTTAAATTAGAGTCTCGGATTTGGGAAAAACATCAAGGTTTATGCAAAATTTGCTTCTTTCCCCATCAATTTGTTACATAATCGAAACTCTTGAtccaaattaggggtaaaaacatAGGAATTTCTGTTCTAGGGTTTCTAGAAATAGGGGATTTTCTGTTGTTGCATCAGACCCCCTTTTACTTAACttgataattgaaaaacccttgaGCCTTAAAAGATTTGTTGGGGCCAGAAAAAAGATCAAGCCAGAATAGCTTGATACTTGACATTAACTTGATAAAACAAGCATGATCTTGAACATAAGAGGGCTCAAACTTAAGAGCTaggtgctctgataccattgttgGATCCAGCAGGATCATCTAGCTCTAGTTTGAGCCACAAAAAGAGAAGGTCAGTAGTACCTTGATCTGAAGATGCAGTCATCTCTTTGAAGTATTGCTCACACCACTTGAGGATggagcaatttgtgcttgattctTCCCAGTGCCTTTTAGTGCTAGCCTGATCGGTGGCTTAGTTTGAGTGAGAGAGTGTGAGAGAGAGCTGAGAGCAGTAGCCGTGTGTTCTCCTCTCTTCTAGGGTCATTTGACCCCTTTATATATGTTTAGCACTATGCACTAGGGGAACCAGCACCGTTGGATCAAAATCGATGTCTCCGATCAAGACACCACATAAGGATAGGTGGCCATTTACTGTAGCATTACTGTAGTGCCGCCTTACTGTAGCTACTGTAGCACCGCCCTACTGTAGCAACCCAAAAAGATCTGACCTAGGAGAGCAGCCTAGATCACCAAAATATCCAACAAATGCCTCACGTGTACTTTTGTCATGAAATGTTGTAGTCGTTTGTGCACTTCTCTGTTAACTGATTAGAACATATTCTTCTCGCATTTGTTCCAGTACTATTTATTACTATTATTCGTTTACTTATCCTGTCCTGGTAACCAAAATCACGTTTCCTCTGTTTTCTCATACCCATTATATTTTTCCAGCATTTATCCTCTGTCCAACTAAGAAGATCAGATCAAGCGCCATCATGGCACTGTCATTGCGGAGTGCTGAGGACGCAAGCCCTGCCACGACACCGTACGAGCTGAGCTTCTTCAACCAGTGGTAGTCGCTGGAGCAGTACACAGAGGAGCATATTTCCATGGCGCATTCATTAAGGGGAGAAATAGATGAGACCCTGATGCAGCAGCAATGGAGTAGTAAAGATGGAGATGGCCAGTAGGTAGCCATGGTTTCGACTACTTCCTCCGCCCTCGCTGCCATGCGATGGAGGCGAGTTCACCATGGCGCAGCTATGGCAGCAGCGGCCTTCTTCTAGGTCTCCATGCTCTAGGTGAGTCATCAGGTTCCTCTTCTTTCTCCTCTACATGCTCTGTGTACCTCAGTCATAAAACTGGTGCTTCTGTGATCTGGCCAAAGAGTCAATGATCTACTTATTTAGGACTCAGTGGTGTCGCTGTATGATTATGATTTTGTATTGGAAACGCTTTGGTTTATTATTCTACACATTTCGAATTAATGTGTTGTATCATCTGCAGAGATCAATATGGTTTTTGGTTCGAACATAATTTGTTTTCAGTTGCTATTACAAGCACTATCGAATTTTAATGCAATCATATCAATTTGTGTATTTTGTCCCGATTCGGTGTCGTTTCTAGAACTAGCTTGCAATGTTGTAACTACAATGAGCCCATGCTTGCTTAATTTGTGAAATACTAGTGTCTGCCTTTTCATGTTTTGGATTCATTGGGACCATGTTTTGATAATATTGGAATCATATTTTGACTACAGTTCTGCTGAGGTTGCATATCAGAACGAATAGCCTTTTAATGGTACCTAACCATGGTTTGGTTGATACTTTCTGCTCTGATTGAGCCTATTACAAACCTTTTAATTACTGCCAATGCAGCTTATTGTGTTCTATGGCCTCCTCACTGGCAGACTTGTATGCGAGAAGGTCAATCCGGGCAGTGCCAGCAGGCGTTCCGAAGCGAGGTCAGTTGATCATCATCTGCAATTCGGCATCATAACATGGTTTCATCCAAAGCTACTGTCGAAATCTGTTGCATTGTTTTGGCATCTTACGTTCATGCATGGTTTCCAAGGTTCAAGAAAGCGTTATGCGTAATCGGTGCGGTGGCCTTCCGGTTAGCGCTTCAGCGTGCATAAGCGGCGCTTTTCCTCTATTGTTTCTGCTTTTTTCTGCTTAAGCGCTTATGCAATCGATGCGGAAGGCCTCCGCATTGCGCTTTAGCGCGCATAAACGACGCTTTTTTCCGCTTTCCCGAACCTTGATGGTTTCATCATACATGCGTGGTTCCTCTCCTCGAACAAATAAAATAAGTAGCTAGTATGGATAACCTTCTGTCATTGCATGTAAAACTATCAACTCCTAGAATTATTATTTTTGGATGGTCAAGATTAAAAGTTTGAACTCCTTTATTATTGGCCACTCTCTTGCGATGCTTAGAATTATTTGTTCCTTCTCCCTCTCACATGTTCTTTTTTTTCTTATTGGCGCCTTTTCATGTCTTGTAGATGACCACACATTAGTTAGATATTGACTCAGACCGAGATGCAAAAAAATGCTGTCAGATTTGTTTACCACCATAATAGATGAAACTCaaatacctatgcaaattattAAAACTAAAATGGCCGTATAAGTGTACATAATTTACGAAATTGTGCTGACATGAATAATTTGCATCAATTCGTTTTTGTATTGTTTGGCATATATTTTATCTTTCCAACTAAGTAGGAACTATACTAGTGGCTGGAATCTCAAGTGGTATTCACCATACGCCGTGTTCATCTCGAAAGTCTCAGGGGAGGTGAATTAGTTTGCAAGCTCTACTGATGCATGGTGTGTACAAGACCAAAATTTGAGAAGTCGGCCCTTTATCATGGCAATTTCATTCATGTTACCGCTTTGCCATGTCTGCTTTATTTAGCTACTTATTCCCTTGTGAGATGACATCGAATATGGATTTGGTCATTCTTGGGTTGATGTTTAGCATTATGGACTGTTTGATTCTATTGCTAGCGCTTGACATGATATGGGTGTTGCTAACACCGCTGTGTGTATATAGAAATATGGTGCCGGTTAAATTTAGATATTCCTTATGGTAGTAGCGCTTTCTGTTTAACTATAGATTTATCCGCTATATCCCTGCATAGGAATCATGGTCCTGTGTATGCGTTGTGCAGTAGTGAACTTGTTTCCTATGCTCAGTTTTGATTTTATTTTTAACTTGCATTTCTCTTTAAGTAACCATCTGATCGAGTTGAACGATTTGCTGGTGCAGATGATGGTGACGAGGCTGCTCAAACGCATGGACACGAGCTGGATGAGAAGTTTCCAGTGATCAAGTCCTCTCCCGCGGCGGTGTTGTCCAGGAGCGCAATCACTAAAGAAGGAGCAATCAAGTCGCTCAACTAGAGGTGCATCTTCCAGGGACACGAGCTGGATGACATCCTCAATGTAATTCGTACTGCCTATCTTCCTTTGTTGCGTGTGTTCCCTATAACCCACTTCGTAGTGGAGAAACATAGTTTATACAACTAACTGTCATCTTTCTTTGTTGAACAGGACCCTTACCGGATGCTGGCATTCAGCGACCTAGAGGTTATGGCAGCTCTTCATGATGGTACAGTTTTCAACCGAAAAAGTTCTCATGTTTATTTTGTCCTACTATTCCTTGCTGTAGTTAGCCTTTTTGGTCAAGTCCTGGTGCTGGACAAGAAGTGTTGAATGTATGTGCTTATGAGTAGTGTGATCTCTTTGCAAAGTCTGGGTGTAGATTAGAGTGGTCATTAGGCGTATTTAAGTGCGAAATTGAGCCGAGTCATGGAAGGTGTGGATTAGTTTAAGTAAATGTTTTTAAAAACATGAACTAGAATGATTGTGTTGCATCATACATCTCGAAGCCACTACTGCAGCCCAGCCCAATAATCTATAGGTGTTGTTAAAAATTGTTTTGCACTGTAACTAGAATGATTGTGCTGCATCTATGAGGTGCACATAGTCTGATACACGTTGTGAACCACTTTGCAACGTATCGTTCTCATGATGGATGATTTGGTGTTTACCTTTATTTGTGTTGTAAATTTATCAAATTGGTTACCTATCTGCTGTTGAGCTACTTGTTTGGAC
This region of Lolium perenne isolate Kyuss_39 chromosome 2, Kyuss_2.0, whole genome shotgun sequence genomic DNA includes:
- the LOC139836125 gene encoding uncharacterized protein; this translates as MTASSDQATNVSNIAGMLNGIEQLNGSNYVTWKEKLEITMALLNIDYALLNDPPEVPKENNENYEALKKEYDIIKAKWDDSNRKCLMMIKGSITQSMRGALPDCETAKGYFAKIEHQFKGSSKVYATSLIRRLIDEKYDPTGSLREHIMKKCNMAAKLKSMEMEISNGFLVHFIMSSLPPQFDPFMINYNAMDVKWEIDEMMARCVQEEERLKADRIDHVNQFGHSQKKKYRKFVNEYVKPKPYKFKEKGQSSKGSQQKKPEKAPNAEGNNSNACHFCGKGGHRRKDCFGFKRWLKERGIQYEEDPKKRGKNN